The region GCGGTCCGGGAAAAAGCCTACCGGGACCTTCTCGCCATCGACAAGAAGGATGAAGCCGCCCTCGAAGGTCTCAAACAACTCGCGTTCGAGCGCGGCGATCTCGATCAGGTTCGATATTATATTAGAGAATTGAAAAAGGCCGGCCATCTCACGAAGGAACAGGCCGACATCCAGTTGAACGAACTGAAGTATCGCGAAGACGCTGGCGAAGATTTGGCCGCATGGGAAAACAGGCTCGAAGAGTACAGGAGGGATGGCGACTGGGACAAGGCGCTCGAGATGAACGCCAAGATCCGCCAGTATGCCCAGGCACAGCTCGATTACTGGCGCCGATACTCGCCGACGAGCAAGGAGAAGCTGGCGATGAAGTCTCAGATGATGAAACTGACGAAAGTCCGTCTGAGGCTGATTCGGGAGACGATGAACGACCTTCGCAAGGAGAAGGCAAAGAACAAATGAGAACGCAAGTGCCGTTCCTGGAGGGAAGAGAGATGCTTCGTAAGGGTTTCACGCTGATCGAACTGCTGGTCGTCATTGCGATTCTCGCAATCCTGATCGGCGTCGCCGCCCCCTATTACCAGGACTACGTCCGGGAATCGAAGATCGCGAAGGCGAAGACCGACCTCGACATCCTGAAACAAGCCGTCGTTCTCTACAACGCCCGCGAGGATATTCCCTATCAGGGGCCCCTCGCGACGCAGCCGCCGTATTTGCCGATGCTCGGCGACCAGGATTTCATGGGCCTCCAGGGCCAGTATCTGACGAACATCCCGATCGATCCGTGGGGCCGCAACTACCGTCTCGACCCGTACGGCTGCTTCGTCTACAGCGACGGCATCGACCTCCGTGACAAGAGCGACGATTATCGCGACTACTATGTGAAGGAACTGGCGCTCCAGCGCGTCGAATGGCTCGACGCCGACAAC is a window of Candidatus Ozemobacteraceae bacterium DNA encoding:
- a CDS encoding prepilin-type N-terminal cleavage/methylation domain-containing protein; translation: MLRKGFTLIELLVVIAILAILIGVAAPYYQDYVRESKIAKAKTDLDILKQAVVLYNAREDIPYQGPLATQPPYLPMLGDQDFMGLQGQYLTNIPIDPWGRNYRLDPYGCFVYSDGIDLRDKSDDYRDYYVKELALQRVEWLDADNNRAVNDQDYFAFYFNKPLWVDGGGISGGDFDVFEGNDNITATTPLSITYNQIDNIGYTQETATTSRILCRVNAGTNLRVGIHSVALKHEIEILKKYREVVVDRERTNMNYLYTKIELINGQPARYAVRTNPIKIVPRY